The stretch of DNA TGGAGCATTTTTGCATCTCGCATGAGTTGCTCAACGCCTGTTTCCTTCATGTATCCCATGGCTCCGTGTAATTGAACGGCTTCAGTGGTGATTTTCATGGCAGTGTCTGTAGCAAAGAGCTTTGCTTCTGCTGCACGAAGACGGGTTTCGCTATCGGCGGGGG from bacterium encodes:
- a CDS encoding acyl-CoA dehydrogenase → PADSETRLRAAEAKLFATDTAMKITTEAVQLHGAMGYMKETGVEQLMRDAKMLQIVEGANEIQRGIIARGVLE